One region of Flammeovirgaceae bacterium genomic DNA includes:
- a CDS encoding tetratricopeptide repeat protein, protein MDRLFMVLWIVGIPSLAQVPIGQKESNDYAYYFEKGERAFDENDLGNALVYYNESIHLNPLYPDAYFSRAVTKEKLSDIHGAIIDYTLYLELNPDQFDALFHRALLHFQQSDWHHANKDFQHLTHLPGGETTSIYFRQDRFISGTNQVFTSQNQDRSLLFNYLGLTFFELQDFPNALAQFDSAILHNPNEADYLVNAARCHEALGQNDEAGKSYQSALSIDPEHAVARHNLSILNRNDGDLQEATKLLNDVISKNPGLPYPYAERAFHEMNNGELTKALADYNEAIRLSPETAAYWNNRGMVKAKLKDWGGAYDDFSESIRLNEKDENTWLNRGNLFFSAKKYEEAIKDYDVAVILDEAYAIALYNRAMAKHLLGIEDSACSDLRKAQALGFAVRTGVADKICGTH, encoded by the coding sequence ATGGACCGCCTGTTCATGGTATTGTGGATAGTGGGCATACCATCCCTGGCCCAGGTTCCCATTGGGCAAAAGGAAAGCAATGATTACGCCTACTATTTTGAAAAGGGGGAAAGGGCCTTTGATGAAAATGACCTGGGCAATGCCCTTGTTTACTACAACGAGTCCATTCATCTGAACCCTCTGTATCCGGATGCCTATTTTTCGAGGGCGGTCACCAAAGAAAAACTCAGCGACATACATGGGGCCATAATAGACTACACCCTCTACCTCGAGCTCAACCCTGATCAATTTGATGCCTTGTTCCATCGTGCCTTGCTCCACTTCCAGCAATCGGACTGGCACCATGCCAATAAGGATTTCCAACATTTGACCCATCTGCCCGGGGGCGAAACCACCAGTATCTATTTTCGGCAGGACAGGTTCATCTCCGGGACCAACCAGGTATTCACCTCCCAGAACCAGGACCGCTCCCTTTTGTTCAACTACCTGGGCCTTACTTTTTTCGAATTGCAGGATTTCCCCAATGCCCTTGCCCAATTTGACTCTGCCATTCTCCACAACCCCAACGAGGCCGATTACCTAGTGAATGCCGCCCGCTGCCATGAGGCCCTTGGCCAAAATGACGAGGCCGGGAAATCCTACCAGTCCGCTTTGTCCATTGACCCGGAACATGCCGTGGCACGGCATAACCTCAGCATACTTAACAGGAATGACGGGGACTTGCAGGAAGCCACCAAATTGCTTAACGATGTGATCAGTAAAAACCCAGGCCTGCCCTACCCATATGCCGAGCGTGCATTTCATGAAATGAACAATGGTGAACTCACAAAAGCCCTGGCGGATTACAACGAGGCCATCCGGCTTTCACCCGAAACCGCGGCCTATTGGAACAATCGGGGCATGGTCAAGGCAAAGCTAAAGGACTGGGGCGGGGCCTATGATGATTTCTCCGAATCCATCAGGCTTAATGAAAAAGATGAAAACACATGGCTCAACCGGGGCAACCTCTTCTTCTCGGCAAAGAAATACGAAGAAGCCATTAAAGACTATGATGTGGCCGTAATTTTGGATGAGGCCTATGCCATTGCGCTGTACAACCGCGCCATGGCCAAACACTTGTTGGGAATAGAAGACAGCGCATGCAGCGATTTGAGAAAGGCACAGGCACTAGGGTTTGCCGTAAGAACGGGAGTGGCCGACAAAATTTGTGGCACCCATTAA
- a CDS encoding histone deacetylase: MLKVAWDPLYVLPLPANHRFPMSKYEVLPEQLLHEGTISHSNIFSPAPAREDRILLAHERSYWEKLSTLALSPKEARRTGFPLSRELVDRECLIMGGTLQCAHFALKYGVAMNIAGGTHHAFTYKGGGFCLLNDIAIAASHLLDQQLARKILVVDLDVHQGDGTAQIFRNEPRVFTFSMHGANNYPMVKETSDLDIGLPDSTEDLFYLRTLRANLDNILDQFDPDFIFYQSGVDVLKTDKLGKLALTREGCRERDRIVLSQAKAGGIPLVASMGGGYSTHFRDIIEAHSNTYRLAQEIFF, from the coding sequence ATGCTGAAGGTTGCCTGGGATCCCCTGTATGTGTTGCCATTGCCGGCCAACCACCGGTTTCCCATGAGCAAATACGAAGTCCTTCCCGAACAACTCCTGCACGAAGGCACCATTTCCCATTCCAATATTTTTAGTCCTGCCCCGGCAAGGGAAGACCGAATATTGTTGGCCCACGAACGCAGTTATTGGGAAAAGCTTAGCACATTGGCCCTATCACCGAAAGAGGCAAGAAGGACAGGGTTTCCCCTAAGCAGGGAACTGGTGGACAGGGAATGTTTGATTATGGGTGGCACGCTGCAGTGTGCCCATTTTGCCCTGAAGTACGGGGTGGCGATGAATATTGCCGGTGGCACACACCATGCGTTTACCTACAAAGGAGGGGGATTTTGTTTGCTCAATGACATTGCCATTGCCGCCAGCCACCTGCTGGACCAGCAGTTGGCCAGGAAAATCCTGGTGGTGGACCTGGACGTGCACCAGGGCGATGGAACGGCCCAAATATTCCGGAACGAACCCCGCGTGTTCACCTTTAGCATGCATGGTGCCAATAATTATCCTATGGTTAAGGAGACCTCCGATTTGGACATAGGCCTTCCCGATTCAACAGAGGATTTGTTTTACTTACGGACACTCCGGGCCAACCTCGATAATATCCTGGACCAATTCGATCCTGATTTTATCTTTTATCAATCCGGGGTGGACGTGCTTAAAACCGATAAACTGGGAAAATTGGCCCTTACCAGGGAAGGCTGCAGGGAAAGGGACAGGATCGTGTTGTCACAGGCCAAGGCGGGCGGCATCCCTTTGGTGGCCAGCATGGGCGGTGGCTATTCCACACACTTCCGCGACATTATTGAGGCCCATTCCAATACTTACCGCCTGGCACAGGAAATATTCTTTTGA
- a CDS encoding M28 family peptidase has product MRNLLSLLFVLSTFSFVLAQKGFIGNDATNQTKVEETFLKQQESERYKNHLKNLTREPHIAGSKANERVRDYLAEVMRKAGFQVEVFPYDIYLPVMPGTASAELITPIRLPLNNQEYIHKEDPFSADPNLTVGFNAYTGTGDVTAEVVYANYGRKEDFEKLKALGVTVKGKIVLARYGGNFRGYKAKYAEQYGAAGLIIFTDPGDSGYAKGLVYPEGPYYDESSIQRGSLLTLDWTGDPLTPFEPALPLDGKKKIARKKPEEVKGMHNIPVLPLPYGSAKEIFARMKGKPVPAGWQGGLPYTYRLEGGSDLTVRVNVTQKRETQRVYNVVGTMEGTENPDQWIIAGAHYDAWAFGATDPNSGTAMLLSLSESLGKLSQAGYKPKRTIKIAHWDAEEEGVIGSTEWVEQFRDELNAKAVAYFNADGAVTGRNFGAASSPSLKALSINVTKSISFPDSSKSLYEVWLGNRNASEPPLGNLGGGSDHIAFYTHVGIPSWGGGSGGHSIYHSNFDSFAYYERFCDPTFKMGPMVEQVFGMMALRLANADVLPYDLARYGTDLHSHFEGLQKLTLAYDKSATPFSFDALIKAADELKKVGEECEAALKTANAKNRKAINAELLSLERQWIDKEGMPYGSWYRSLYASPDPYSGYASWILPAFQYEAANHSTANLKKWEQKHLDAINRIKSKMERIINLAK; this is encoded by the coding sequence ATGAGAAACCTCCTAAGCCTTCTGTTCGTCCTTTCCACCTTTTCTTTTGTGCTGGCGCAAAAGGGGTTTATTGGAAACGATGCCACCAACCAAACCAAAGTAGAGGAAACCTTCCTGAAACAACAGGAAAGCGAACGGTACAAAAACCACTTAAAGAACCTTACCCGCGAGCCGCACATTGCAGGGAGCAAAGCCAACGAAAGGGTCCGCGATTACCTGGCCGAAGTCATGCGCAAGGCCGGCTTTCAAGTCGAGGTTTTCCCCTATGATATCTATCTGCCGGTAATGCCGGGGACCGCTTCAGCGGAACTGATCACCCCCATTCGCCTGCCCCTTAATAATCAGGAGTACATCCACAAAGAAGACCCTTTCTCCGCAGACCCTAACCTTACCGTTGGTTTCAATGCCTACACCGGCACAGGCGATGTGACGGCAGAAGTGGTGTATGCCAATTATGGGCGCAAAGAAGATTTTGAAAAGCTTAAAGCCCTTGGGGTCACGGTAAAAGGAAAAATAGTATTGGCGCGGTATGGTGGGAATTTTCGAGGGTACAAGGCCAAGTATGCCGAGCAATATGGGGCCGCAGGATTGATCATCTTCACCGATCCTGGTGACAGTGGGTATGCAAAAGGGTTGGTCTACCCGGAAGGCCCATACTATGACGAAAGCAGCATCCAGCGCGGCTCGTTGCTTACGCTGGATTGGACAGGCGACCCGCTCACCCCATTTGAACCAGCCCTCCCCCTGGATGGGAAAAAGAAAATCGCACGTAAGAAGCCGGAAGAGGTGAAAGGCATGCACAACATACCCGTGTTGCCCCTTCCCTATGGGTCGGCAAAGGAAATTTTTGCCCGCATGAAAGGCAAGCCGGTACCGGCAGGATGGCAAGGCGGCCTGCCCTATACCTACCGGTTGGAGGGGGGAAGCGACCTGACCGTGCGGGTAAATGTAACCCAGAAGAGGGAAACCCAAAGGGTATACAATGTGGTGGGCACCATGGAAGGCACCGAAAACCCCGATCAGTGGATAATTGCAGGGGCGCACTATGATGCCTGGGCTTTTGGCGCCACCGATCCGAACAGCGGCACTGCCATGCTGCTGTCACTAAGCGAATCGTTGGGCAAGTTGTCGCAGGCCGGATACAAACCTAAACGAACAATAAAAATTGCCCATTGGGACGCAGAAGAAGAAGGCGTGATCGGGTCAACGGAGTGGGTGGAGCAGTTTCGTGATGAACTCAATGCCAAGGCCGTTGCCTATTTCAATGCCGATGGGGCCGTTACAGGCCGGAATTTTGGCGCTGCTTCCAGCCCTTCGCTAAAGGCCCTTTCCATAAACGTCACAAAATCCATCTCCTTCCCCGATTCTTCCAAATCGTTGTATGAGGTTTGGCTGGGCAACCGCAACGCATCGGAACCCCCACTGGGAAACCTGGGGGGCGGATCAGACCATATTGCTTTCTATACCCATGTGGGGATACCCAGCTGGGGCGGTGGCAGCGGAGGCCATAGCATCTACCACTCAAATTTCGATAGCTTTGCCTACTACGAACGCTTTTGCGATCCTACGTTTAAAATGGGGCCTATGGTAGAGCAGGTGTTTGGCATGATGGCGTTGCGCCTCGCCAATGCCGATGTGTTGCCTTATGACCTTGCCCGCTATGGAACAGACTTGCATTCCCACTTCGAAGGACTGCAAAAGCTTACCCTTGCCTACGACAAGTCGGCTACACCGTTCTCTTTCGATGCGCTCATAAAAGCCGCAGATGAATTGAAAAAAGTAGGGGAGGAATGTGAGGCCGCACTAAAAACCGCAAACGCAAAAAACAGAAAGGCCATCAATGCGGAATTGCTCTCCCTGGAGCGGCAATGGATCGACAAAGAAGGGATGCCTTATGGGAGCTGGTACCGCTCACTTTATGCATCGCCCGACCCCTACAGTGGGTATGCCTCGTGGATTTTGCCTGCCTTCCAATACGAGGCCGCCAACCACTCAACGGCCAACCTGAAAAAGTGGGAGCAAAAACACCTTGATGCCATCAACCGCATAAAATCCAAAATGGAAAGAATTATCAATTTGGCAAAATGA
- a CDS encoding Ku protein, which produces MRAIWKGHIQFSLVTIPIRIYNAIDSGRTISFNLLSKEGHNPVSYEKKDKVTGKPLKADEIVKGYQYEPGQFVIVEPDDFSKVKLKSTKVIEIEGFVKAEEVHPTLFEAPYFVGPDGDVAAKAYALLCGTLKESGKIGVGKVVLRDRETPVLINPHEGGILMFRLRYPNEVRSMREVPQLIEVKDADKEQLKLAKTLVDSMTTKFSKIEMKDHYYDALKNIIDAKIAGKEVVTVTEEEPEVVDIMTALKASIDRAKKKPMEKAKGTSAKEKKKAKPAKTARRKAG; this is translated from the coding sequence ATGAGGGCTATCTGGAAAGGCCACATTCAGTTTTCCCTGGTCACTATCCCCATCAGGATTTACAACGCCATTGACTCGGGCAGGACTATCAGTTTCAACCTTTTGTCCAAAGAGGGGCACAACCCGGTAAGCTATGAGAAAAAAGACAAAGTAACGGGGAAGCCGCTCAAGGCGGACGAAATAGTAAAAGGCTATCAATACGAACCGGGCCAGTTTGTGATTGTGGAGCCAGATGACTTTAGCAAGGTCAAGCTGAAAAGCACCAAAGTCATCGAGATCGAAGGCTTTGTAAAAGCAGAGGAAGTCCATCCCACTTTGTTTGAGGCGCCCTATTTTGTGGGGCCTGACGGGGACGTGGCCGCCAAGGCTTACGCATTGTTGTGCGGCACCCTCAAAGAGAGCGGCAAGATAGGGGTAGGCAAGGTGGTGCTAAGGGACAGGGAAACGCCTGTGCTGATCAACCCCCATGAAGGTGGGATACTGATGTTCCGGCTGCGGTACCCCAATGAGGTGCGTAGCATGCGTGAAGTGCCCCAATTGATTGAGGTAAAGGATGCGGACAAAGAACAACTGAAACTGGCAAAGACTTTAGTGGATTCGATGACCACCAAATTTTCAAAAATTGAAATGAAGGACCATTATTATGATGCCCTTAAAAACATCATTGATGCCAAGATAGCCGGCAAGGAAGTGGTGACGGTAACGGAAGAAGAACCAGAGGTGGTGGATATCATGACGGCCCTCAAAGCAAGCATCGACCGGGCCAAAAAGAAACCTATGGAGAAGGCAAAGGGAACCTCGGCCAAAGAAAAAAAGAAGGCCAAGCCAGCGAAAACGGCCAGGCGCAAGGCGGGTTAG
- a CDS encoding tetratricopeptide repeat protein has protein sequence MAKVIKFPIQTPEKFGFKPVRRRKAMGASKPGQLNLFAGGKQVKLNQLSTFEEALLLDEQGDAKARDLYQQAINEGDSVADAYCNLGILESGAKHFSRAIDCFTMSLKEEPRHFESHYNLANLYAEIGNYPLAKVHYQTSIEIEPGFPNSHFNLGLTLAMNKEIENAILSLMNYRKRAAPEDKGHADELISTLSKTFTG, from the coding sequence ATGGCAAAGGTGATCAAGTTCCCCATCCAAACACCCGAGAAATTTGGGTTCAAGCCGGTGCGAAGGCGCAAGGCAATGGGCGCTTCAAAACCAGGCCAACTCAATTTGTTTGCCGGTGGAAAACAAGTAAAACTCAACCAGCTATCCACCTTTGAAGAAGCCCTGCTATTGGACGAGCAAGGGGACGCCAAGGCCCGGGACCTATACCAGCAAGCGATCAATGAGGGCGATTCCGTGGCCGATGCCTATTGCAACCTGGGCATATTGGAGTCCGGGGCCAAGCACTTCAGCAGGGCCATTGATTGCTTTACCATGTCCCTTAAGGAAGAGCCGAGGCACTTTGAGTCGCATTACAACCTGGCCAACCTGTATGCCGAAATCGGCAACTACCCCCTGGCCAAGGTGCACTACCAAACGTCAATAGAAATAGAACCGGGTTTCCCCAACAGCCATTTTAATCTGGGGCTTACATTGGCCATGAACAAGGAAATTGAAAATGCCATCCTATCGCTGATGAATTATAGAAAGCGTGCCGCCCCGGAAGACAAAGGGCATGCCGATGAATTGATCAGTACCCTTTCGAAGACGTTTACGGGCTAA
- a CDS encoding ABC-F family ATP-binding cassette domain-containing protein produces the protein MNYLSADKISKSYSDRWLFRDLTLGISAGEKFALVGENGTGKSTLLKILAGELAPDTGTIGLHEGIRPGYLSQQCNVEGQATVKDVLFDESNQVAATVMKYEACLHNRAATHGEMQAALEEMEKFNAWEFDSKVKEVTSRLGITDFDQDPSTLSGGQRKRVHMAKLLLQSPDILIMDEPTNHLDLDAIEWLEGYLSGKNITLIMVSHDRYFLDKVATTIIELDKGKLYTYKGDYAYFLEKKSGREDILKAEVAKARNLLKKELEWMRRQPKARGTKAKYRIDAFHELKEKASQDLKKETMELDIKKARQGGKIIELHHVSKGYGGQRLVDGFSYTFKKGDRIGIVGGNGVGKTTFLDLLTGKTTPDQGEVVPGQTTRIGYFTQEAAGLNPAHRVIDEVKSIAEFITLADGSQVSASAFLDLFLFPPGKQYNIIGKLSGGEKKRLQLLKVLVGNPNFLVLDEPTNDFDIESLNVLEDFLARFSGCLVLVSHDRYFMDQLVDQLFVFEGNGNIKVTNGNYSDYKLLAQEEEMPAKVKGPVQKKAEAPVAMPSKKRKISFSEKKEHELLEREIGEMEKEKVALIGKLSSGLLETGDLVSCSKRIKELTDSIDTKTMRWLELEELG, from the coding sequence GTGAATTATTTATCAGCAGATAAGATTTCGAAATCGTATAGCGACCGTTGGTTGTTCAGGGACCTCACGCTGGGCATTTCGGCCGGTGAAAAATTTGCCCTGGTGGGTGAAAACGGTACCGGCAAAAGCACCCTCCTGAAAATACTTGCTGGGGAGCTTGCCCCCGATACGGGGACCATTGGCCTTCATGAAGGCATACGGCCAGGTTACCTTTCCCAGCAATGCAATGTGGAAGGCCAGGCCACGGTAAAAGACGTGCTGTTTGACGAAAGTAACCAGGTGGCCGCCACGGTGATGAAGTACGAGGCCTGTTTGCACAACCGTGCGGCCACGCACGGGGAAATGCAGGCCGCACTGGAGGAAATGGAAAAGTTCAATGCCTGGGAGTTTGATTCAAAAGTTAAGGAGGTCACCTCCAGGCTAGGGATTACCGATTTCGACCAGGACCCTTCCACGTTATCGGGGGGCCAGCGCAAGCGTGTGCACATGGCTAAATTGCTTTTGCAAAGCCCCGATATCCTGATCATGGATGAACCCACCAACCACCTGGACTTGGATGCGATAGAATGGCTGGAGGGGTACCTATCAGGCAAAAACATCACGCTTATTATGGTTAGCCATGACAGGTACTTTCTGGACAAAGTGGCCACCACCATTATTGAACTGGACAAAGGCAAGCTTTATACCTATAAGGGGGATTACGCCTATTTCCTGGAGAAGAAATCCGGGCGCGAGGACATATTGAAGGCCGAGGTGGCCAAGGCACGGAACCTGCTGAAAAAGGAACTGGAATGGATGAGGCGGCAGCCGAAGGCGAGGGGCACCAAAGCAAAATACAGGATTGACGCCTTTCACGAACTCAAGGAAAAGGCCTCCCAGGACCTGAAAAAGGAGACGATGGAGCTTGACATCAAAAAGGCAAGGCAAGGGGGAAAAATCATCGAGTTGCACCATGTGTCCAAGGGGTATGGCGGCCAGCGGCTGGTGGACGGTTTTTCCTATACATTCAAAAAGGGGGACCGCATAGGCATAGTGGGGGGCAACGGAGTGGGAAAAACGACTTTTCTCGATTTGCTCACAGGAAAAACCACTCCTGATCAAGGAGAAGTGGTACCGGGGCAAACCACCAGGATAGGATATTTTACGCAGGAGGCAGCGGGGCTCAACCCCGCGCACCGCGTGATTGATGAAGTAAAGTCGATAGCGGAGTTTATCACCCTGGCAGATGGAAGCCAGGTTTCGGCCTCCGCTTTTTTGGACCTCTTCCTTTTCCCACCGGGGAAGCAGTACAATATCATAGGCAAACTTAGTGGTGGGGAAAAGAAAAGGCTGCAGTTGCTAAAAGTACTGGTAGGCAACCCAAACTTTTTGGTGCTGGACGAGCCCACCAATGATTTTGACATTGAATCGCTCAACGTGCTGGAAGATTTCCTGGCCAGGTTTTCAGGCTGTCTGGTATTGGTTTCCCATGACCGCTATTTTATGGACCAGCTGGTGGACCAACTTTTTGTATTTGAAGGGAATGGGAATATAAAAGTAACCAACGGCAATTATTCGGACTATAAATTGTTGGCGCAGGAAGAAGAAATGCCGGCCAAGGTAAAAGGGCCTGTTCAAAAGAAAGCCGAAGCCCCGGTGGCCATGCCTTCGAAAAAGAGGAAAATATCCTTTTCGGAAAAAAAGGAGCACGAGTTGTTGGAGAGGGAAATAGGTGAAATGGAAAAGGAAAAGGT
- a CDS encoding MHS family MFS transporter — protein MEHNVLTKDAKKKLWSVITASSVGTLIEWYDFYIFGSLAAILATKFFPSSNPTAAFLAVLATFAAGFVVRPFGALVFGQLGDKVGRKYTFLLTLVIMGGSTFAIGLIPGYETIGVLAPLIVLVLRLLQGLALGGEYGGAATYVAEHAPAAKRGYYTSFIQTTATLGLFVSLGVILAVRQSMSTETFNQWGWRVPFLLSILLVAISIYIRLRMEESPLFAKIKAAGKLSVNPIKESFGKKENLRMVLVALFGITAGQGVVWYTGQFYALSFIQSTCKVEFVQSNYIIAIALLMGTPFFVVFGRWSDRVGRKFIMMAGLALAVVAYRPIYKAMYNLTDTTTKTEVYSSEEKAPLEGAVAVTKKYSDGSMLTENRSADGSYSGRQLTLGTSPYWYMIVLVAVQVIFVTMVYGPIAAFLVELFPTRIRYTSMSLPYHIGNGIFGGLTPFIATSLYELSKTGPKPEGDPFAGLWYPIGVAAVCFVVGMFFLRNKVRGEVLDGIV, from the coding sequence ATGGAGCACAATGTCCTGACGAAAGACGCAAAGAAAAAATTATGGTCGGTCATCACGGCCTCCTCGGTGGGCACGCTCATCGAGTGGTATGATTTTTATATTTTTGGAAGCCTGGCCGCCATCCTTGCCACTAAGTTTTTTCCTTCCAGCAACCCAACCGCGGCCTTCCTTGCCGTGCTGGCAACGTTTGCAGCTGGATTTGTCGTGCGGCCTTTTGGCGCTTTGGTATTTGGGCAGTTGGGCGACAAAGTGGGTAGGAAATACACCTTCCTGCTCACTTTGGTTATAATGGGAGGTTCTACATTTGCCATTGGCCTCATTCCCGGTTACGAAACCATTGGCGTGCTTGCGCCATTGATCGTCCTGGTGTTGCGGCTGCTGCAAGGCCTGGCGCTGGGCGGTGAATATGGAGGTGCCGCCACTTACGTGGCAGAGCATGCACCGGCAGCCAAAAGGGGTTATTACACCAGCTTCATCCAGACTACGGCCACCTTGGGCCTGTTTGTTTCCTTGGGGGTCATCCTGGCCGTGCGCCAATCCATGTCCACGGAAACATTTAACCAATGGGGTTGGCGTGTGCCCTTCCTGCTTTCCATTTTGCTGGTGGCCATATCCATCTACATCCGGCTGAGAATGGAAGAATCACCCCTGTTTGCAAAAATCAAAGCAGCAGGAAAACTGTCCGTGAACCCCATCAAAGAAAGTTTTGGCAAGAAGGAAAACCTGCGAATGGTCTTGGTGGCGCTGTTCGGCATCACGGCAGGGCAGGGCGTGGTCTGGTACACCGGCCAATTCTACGCGTTGTCTTTTATTCAAAGCACCTGCAAGGTGGAATTTGTGCAGTCCAATTACATTATTGCCATTGCCCTGCTGATGGGAACGCCTTTTTTTGTTGTGTTTGGACGGTGGTCCGACCGGGTGGGAAGGAAGTTTATAATGATGGCGGGTTTGGCCTTGGCCGTGGTGGCCTACCGTCCGATATACAAGGCCATGTACAACCTCACCGACACCACCACCAAAACGGAGGTCTACAGCAGCGAAGAAAAGGCGCCCCTGGAGGGGGCGGTTGCCGTAACAAAAAAATATTCCGATGGCTCCATGTTGACGGAAAACAGGAGTGCGGACGGTAGTTACTCCGGAAGGCAACTCACACTGGGCACTTCCCCTTATTGGTACATGATCGTTTTGGTGGCCGTTCAGGTTATTTTTGTTACGATGGTATATGGGCCCATTGCCGCCTTTCTGGTGGAGTTGTTCCCTACCCGGATCAGGTACACTTCCATGTCATTGCCCTATCATATCGGCAATGGTATTTTTGGGGGGCTAACCCCTTTTATTGCCACCAGCTTATATGAACTCAGCAAGACCGGCCCAAAGCCTGAAGGCGATCCTTTTGCCGGGCTTTGGTACCCTATTGGCGTGGCCGCGGTATGTTTTGTGGTAGGCATGTTTTTTCTGCGCAACAAGGTGAGGGGCGAGGTGTTGGACGGGATCGTTTAG